A single genomic interval of Pomacea canaliculata isolate SZHN2017 linkage group LG5, ASM307304v1, whole genome shotgun sequence harbors:
- the LOC112564607 gene encoding nuclear hormone receptor HR96-like isoform X3, producing MASVSEDWHSESSYSLIDSTEAEEGKQFDSNDSCDAKIKKEQKRRPKPRDGSQLFCRVCGDKALGYNFDAVTCESCKAFFRRNANKAKSFTCCFDGNCKLDPHTRKFCSGCRLKKCFTIGMKKDWILNDEQLAKRRQRLRARTATCSSSSCEQESPSSTGEISSQGSHISEETYSPPPAPALSGSPELPVKEEPPDEENYTIPLRDDIRENLTQMQKTYDEIFEATYSPEQVGTVIKENPSSSTDLFNMTDIFIRRLIKFAKCIPEFKSLKQEDQIHLLKGGIMEMFVLRSAMAFDARSSAWKFRMQSQQRTDVSAIDSHVIQKNLGSNMYLEHMRFVQSIHELTRSDRIVLMLLFVIDLMSSDRPNLSNQVVVSKAQEKFSMWLKAYLESILTVGEARHVYPKLLMKLLDVRNLGEESSQLAAKLDISKLEPLLVEIFDLKQ from the exons CAGTTCGATTCGAATGATTCGTGCGATGCGAAGATCAAGAAGGAACAGAAGCGGCGCCCCAAGCCACGTGACGGCTCCCAGCTGTTCTGCAGGGTGTGCGGCGACAAGGCCCTGGGCTACAACTTCGACGCCGTCACCTGCGAGTCCTGCAAGGCCTTCTTCCGGCGAAATGCCAACAAAGCCAAG AGTTTCACTTGCTGTTTTGATGGAAACTGTAAACTTGACCCTCACACTCGGAAATTTTGCTCAGGATGTCGtctcaaaaaatgtttcacaattGGTATGAAGAAAGACTGGATTCTGA ATGATGAACAGCTTGCCAAACGGCGGCAGAGATTGCGGGCAAGGACAGCCACCTGCAGCAGCAGTTCCTGTGAACAGGAGTCTCCTAGCAGTACTGGCGAAATCAGCTCCCAGGGTTCACACATATCAGAAGAGACATACAGTCCTCCTCCTGCCCCTGCCTTATCTGGCTCACCTGAACTCCCAGTCAAG GAAGAACCACCTGATGAAGAGAACTACACAATACCACTGAGGGACGACATCCGTGAAAATCTCACCCAGATGCAGAAGACTTATGATGAGATTTTTGAGGCCACCTACTCACCTGAGCAAGTGGGAACTGTCATAAAGGAAAACCCATCATCCTCCACAGATCTCTTCAACATGACAGACATCTTTATACGCCGTCTGATCAAGTTTGCAAAATGCATTCCAGAGTTCAAATCTCTGAAGCAAGAAGACCAGATTCACTTACTGAAG GGTGGAATTATGGAGATGTTTGTCCTGCGCTCTGCAATGGCCTTTGATGCACGTAGCAGTGCGTGGAAGTTCCGCATGCAGTCTCAGCAAAGAACGGATGTGAGCGCAATAGACAGTCATGTAATCCAGAAAAATCTTGGCAGCAACATGTATTTAGAACACATGCGGTTCGTACAGAGCATCCATGAACTGACCCGCAGTGACCGCATTGTCTTGATGCTGCTGTTTGTGATTGATCTCATGTCTTCAGATCGGCCCAATCTTAGCAACCAGGTGGTAGTGTCCAAGGCACAGGAAAAGTTCTCTATGTGGTTAAAAGCTTACTTGGAATCTATCTTAACTGTGGGTGAAGCTCGGCATGTATACCCAAAATTGCTCATGAAGCTACTGGACGTTCGCAATCTCGGAGAGGAGAGTTCACAACTAGCTGCTAAGCTAGACATTTCCAAGCTGGAACCACTTCTAGTTGAGATCTTTGATCTCAAGCAGTAA
- the LOC112564607 gene encoding nuclear hormone receptor HR96-like isoform X6, translating to MFAPKEQFDSNDSCDAKIKKEQKRRPKPRDGSQLFCRVCGDKALGYNFDAVTCESCKAFFRRNANKAKSFTCCFDGNCKLDPHTRKFCSGCRLKKCFTIGMKKDWILNDEQLAKRRQRLRARTATCSSSSCEQESPSSTGEISSQGSHISEETYSPPPAPALSGSPELPVKEEPPDEENYTIPLRDDIRENLTQMQKTYDEIFEATYSPEQVGTVIKENPSSSTDLFNMTDIFIRRLIKFAKCIPEFKSLKQEDQIHLLKGGIMEMFVLRSAMAFDARSSAWKFRMQSQQRTDVSAIDSHVIQKNLGSNMYLEHMRFVQSIHELTRSDRIVLMLLFVIDLMSSDRPNLSNQVVVSKAQEKFSMWLKAYLESILTVGEARHVYPKLLMKLLDVRNLGEESSQLAAKLDISKLEPLLVEIFDLKQ from the exons CAGTTCGATTCGAATGATTCGTGCGATGCGAAGATCAAGAAGGAACAGAAGCGGCGCCCCAAGCCACGTGACGGCTCCCAGCTGTTCTGCAGGGTGTGCGGCGACAAGGCCCTGGGCTACAACTTCGACGCCGTCACCTGCGAGTCCTGCAAGGCCTTCTTCCGGCGAAATGCCAACAAAGCCAAG AGTTTCACTTGCTGTTTTGATGGAAACTGTAAACTTGACCCTCACACTCGGAAATTTTGCTCAGGATGTCGtctcaaaaaatgtttcacaattGGTATGAAGAAAGACTGGATTCTGA ATGATGAACAGCTTGCCAAACGGCGGCAGAGATTGCGGGCAAGGACAGCCACCTGCAGCAGCAGTTCCTGTGAACAGGAGTCTCCTAGCAGTACTGGCGAAATCAGCTCCCAGGGTTCACACATATCAGAAGAGACATACAGTCCTCCTCCTGCCCCTGCCTTATCTGGCTCACCTGAACTCCCAGTCAAG GAAGAACCACCTGATGAAGAGAACTACACAATACCACTGAGGGACGACATCCGTGAAAATCTCACCCAGATGCAGAAGACTTATGATGAGATTTTTGAGGCCACCTACTCACCTGAGCAAGTGGGAACTGTCATAAAGGAAAACCCATCATCCTCCACAGATCTCTTCAACATGACAGACATCTTTATACGCCGTCTGATCAAGTTTGCAAAATGCATTCCAGAGTTCAAATCTCTGAAGCAAGAAGACCAGATTCACTTACTGAAG GGTGGAATTATGGAGATGTTTGTCCTGCGCTCTGCAATGGCCTTTGATGCACGTAGCAGTGCGTGGAAGTTCCGCATGCAGTCTCAGCAAAGAACGGATGTGAGCGCAATAGACAGTCATGTAATCCAGAAAAATCTTGGCAGCAACATGTATTTAGAACACATGCGGTTCGTACAGAGCATCCATGAACTGACCCGCAGTGACCGCATTGTCTTGATGCTGCTGTTTGTGATTGATCTCATGTCTTCAGATCGGCCCAATCTTAGCAACCAGGTGGTAGTGTCCAAGGCACAGGAAAAGTTCTCTATGTGGTTAAAAGCTTACTTGGAATCTATCTTAACTGTGGGTGAAGCTCGGCATGTATACCCAAAATTGCTCATGAAGCTACTGGACGTTCGCAATCTCGGAGAGGAGAGTTCACAACTAGCTGCTAAGCTAGACATTTCCAAGCTGGAACCACTTCTAGTTGAGATCTTTGATCTCAAGCAGTAA
- the LOC112564607 gene encoding nuclear hormone receptor HR96-like isoform X2 produces MDCLVKTHSDPAATERDAAWQAKTFERFLAGAPQAYVPLRHSAQQQFDSNDSCDAKIKKEQKRRPKPRDGSQLFCRVCGDKALGYNFDAVTCESCKAFFRRNANKAKSFTCCFDGNCKLDPHTRKFCSGCRLKKCFTIGMKKDWILNDEQLAKRRQRLRARTATCSSSSCEQESPSSTGEISSQGSHISEETYSPPPAPALSGSPELPVKEEPPDEENYTIPLRDDIRENLTQMQKTYDEIFEATYSPEQVGTVIKENPSSSTDLFNMTDIFIRRLIKFAKCIPEFKSLKQEDQIHLLKGGIMEMFVLRSAMAFDARSSAWKFRMQSQQRTDVSAIDSHVIQKNLGSNMYLEHMRFVQSIHELTRSDRIVLMLLFVIDLMSSDRPNLSNQVVVSKAQEKFSMWLKAYLESILTVGEARHVYPKLLMKLLDVRNLGEESSQLAAKLDISKLEPLLVEIFDLKQ; encoded by the exons ATGGACTGTTTGGTGAAGACGCACTCTGACCCGGCCGCGACTGAGAGGGATGCTGCCTGGCAAGCCAAGACGTTTGAGAGGTTCCTCGCAGGTGCACCGCAGGCCTACGTCCCCCTGAGACACTCGGCACAACAG CAGTTCGATTCGAATGATTCGTGCGATGCGAAGATCAAGAAGGAACAGAAGCGGCGCCCCAAGCCACGTGACGGCTCCCAGCTGTTCTGCAGGGTGTGCGGCGACAAGGCCCTGGGCTACAACTTCGACGCCGTCACCTGCGAGTCCTGCAAGGCCTTCTTCCGGCGAAATGCCAACAAAGCCAAG AGTTTCACTTGCTGTTTTGATGGAAACTGTAAACTTGACCCTCACACTCGGAAATTTTGCTCAGGATGTCGtctcaaaaaatgtttcacaattGGTATGAAGAAAGACTGGATTCTGA ATGATGAACAGCTTGCCAAACGGCGGCAGAGATTGCGGGCAAGGACAGCCACCTGCAGCAGCAGTTCCTGTGAACAGGAGTCTCCTAGCAGTACTGGCGAAATCAGCTCCCAGGGTTCACACATATCAGAAGAGACATACAGTCCTCCTCCTGCCCCTGCCTTATCTGGCTCACCTGAACTCCCAGTCAAG GAAGAACCACCTGATGAAGAGAACTACACAATACCACTGAGGGACGACATCCGTGAAAATCTCACCCAGATGCAGAAGACTTATGATGAGATTTTTGAGGCCACCTACTCACCTGAGCAAGTGGGAACTGTCATAAAGGAAAACCCATCATCCTCCACAGATCTCTTCAACATGACAGACATCTTTATACGCCGTCTGATCAAGTTTGCAAAATGCATTCCAGAGTTCAAATCTCTGAAGCAAGAAGACCAGATTCACTTACTGAAG GGTGGAATTATGGAGATGTTTGTCCTGCGCTCTGCAATGGCCTTTGATGCACGTAGCAGTGCGTGGAAGTTCCGCATGCAGTCTCAGCAAAGAACGGATGTGAGCGCAATAGACAGTCATGTAATCCAGAAAAATCTTGGCAGCAACATGTATTTAGAACACATGCGGTTCGTACAGAGCATCCATGAACTGACCCGCAGTGACCGCATTGTCTTGATGCTGCTGTTTGTGATTGATCTCATGTCTTCAGATCGGCCCAATCTTAGCAACCAGGTGGTAGTGTCCAAGGCACAGGAAAAGTTCTCTATGTGGTTAAAAGCTTACTTGGAATCTATCTTAACTGTGGGTGAAGCTCGGCATGTATACCCAAAATTGCTCATGAAGCTACTGGACGTTCGCAATCTCGGAGAGGAGAGTTCACAACTAGCTGCTAAGCTAGACATTTCCAAGCTGGAACCACTTCTAGTTGAGATCTTTGATCTCAAGCAGTAA
- the LOC112564607 gene encoding nuclear hormone receptor HR96-like isoform X4, whose product MVFAGGAPCLLDLWACTMQFDSNDSCDAKIKKEQKRRPKPRDGSQLFCRVCGDKALGYNFDAVTCESCKAFFRRNANKAKSFTCCFDGNCKLDPHTRKFCSGCRLKKCFTIGMKKDWILNDEQLAKRRQRLRARTATCSSSSCEQESPSSTGEISSQGSHISEETYSPPPAPALSGSPELPVKEEPPDEENYTIPLRDDIRENLTQMQKTYDEIFEATYSPEQVGTVIKENPSSSTDLFNMTDIFIRRLIKFAKCIPEFKSLKQEDQIHLLKGGIMEMFVLRSAMAFDARSSAWKFRMQSQQRTDVSAIDSHVIQKNLGSNMYLEHMRFVQSIHELTRSDRIVLMLLFVIDLMSSDRPNLSNQVVVSKAQEKFSMWLKAYLESILTVGEARHVYPKLLMKLLDVRNLGEESSQLAAKLDISKLEPLLVEIFDLKQ is encoded by the exons ATGGTCTTTGCTGGTGGCGCGCCTTGCCTGTTGGACTTGTGGGCGTGTACAATG CAGTTCGATTCGAATGATTCGTGCGATGCGAAGATCAAGAAGGAACAGAAGCGGCGCCCCAAGCCACGTGACGGCTCCCAGCTGTTCTGCAGGGTGTGCGGCGACAAGGCCCTGGGCTACAACTTCGACGCCGTCACCTGCGAGTCCTGCAAGGCCTTCTTCCGGCGAAATGCCAACAAAGCCAAG AGTTTCACTTGCTGTTTTGATGGAAACTGTAAACTTGACCCTCACACTCGGAAATTTTGCTCAGGATGTCGtctcaaaaaatgtttcacaattGGTATGAAGAAAGACTGGATTCTGA ATGATGAACAGCTTGCCAAACGGCGGCAGAGATTGCGGGCAAGGACAGCCACCTGCAGCAGCAGTTCCTGTGAACAGGAGTCTCCTAGCAGTACTGGCGAAATCAGCTCCCAGGGTTCACACATATCAGAAGAGACATACAGTCCTCCTCCTGCCCCTGCCTTATCTGGCTCACCTGAACTCCCAGTCAAG GAAGAACCACCTGATGAAGAGAACTACACAATACCACTGAGGGACGACATCCGTGAAAATCTCACCCAGATGCAGAAGACTTATGATGAGATTTTTGAGGCCACCTACTCACCTGAGCAAGTGGGAACTGTCATAAAGGAAAACCCATCATCCTCCACAGATCTCTTCAACATGACAGACATCTTTATACGCCGTCTGATCAAGTTTGCAAAATGCATTCCAGAGTTCAAATCTCTGAAGCAAGAAGACCAGATTCACTTACTGAAG GGTGGAATTATGGAGATGTTTGTCCTGCGCTCTGCAATGGCCTTTGATGCACGTAGCAGTGCGTGGAAGTTCCGCATGCAGTCTCAGCAAAGAACGGATGTGAGCGCAATAGACAGTCATGTAATCCAGAAAAATCTTGGCAGCAACATGTATTTAGAACACATGCGGTTCGTACAGAGCATCCATGAACTGACCCGCAGTGACCGCATTGTCTTGATGCTGCTGTTTGTGATTGATCTCATGTCTTCAGATCGGCCCAATCTTAGCAACCAGGTGGTAGTGTCCAAGGCACAGGAAAAGTTCTCTATGTGGTTAAAAGCTTACTTGGAATCTATCTTAACTGTGGGTGAAGCTCGGCATGTATACCCAAAATTGCTCATGAAGCTACTGGACGTTCGCAATCTCGGAGAGGAGAGTTCACAACTAGCTGCTAAGCTAGACATTTCCAAGCTGGAACCACTTCTAGTTGAGATCTTTGATCTCAAGCAGTAA
- the LOC112564614 gene encoding death-associated inhibitor of apoptosis 2-like — protein sequence MNFFDQHPHSSFALNSLNGGSGSESSGKHAHHDFFPETAKKSGEITNILGPTAGSKMITYLLDSPAAQAVLEMGIPGDIIKLVATAYQMETGSELKSAQELYKMSSDIKDSPEKMQELISKISLSEQKIDYEKQKIENEKSQPSFPKSSENHSEMMLKFSENSGKVLATAQLKQHVRALAVENKKLKERKKCRSCKTVELTSSGVTFLPCGHFITCEACAEKHENCPACNQTIMGTVRTFLA from the exons aTGAATTTCTTTGATCAACATCCACACAGTTCATTTGCCCTCAACAGCCTGAATGGCGGTTCAGGATCTGAATCTTCAGGAAAACACGCGCACCATGATTTTTTCCCGGAGACGGCTAAAAAATCTGGtgaaattacaaacattttaggACCTACAGCAG GAAGCAAAATGATTACGTATCTGCTAGACAGTCCAGCTGCTCAGGCAGTACTAGAAATGGGAATTCCAGGTGACATCATTAAGCTGGTAGCGACAGCTTACCAGATGGAGACTGGAAGTGAGTTGAAAAGCGCTCAAGAACTTTATAAGATGTCAAGTGATATAAAAGATAGCCCAGAAAAAATGCAGGAGCTAATTAGCAAGATCTCTCTAAGTGAACAGAAAATAGATTATGAGAAGCAGAAGATAGAAAATGAGAAGTCCCAGCCATCTTTCCCTAAAAGTTCTGAGAACCACTCAGAGATGATGTTGAAGTTCTCAGAGAATAGTGGAAAGGTCTTGGCTACAGCACAGCTCAAGCAACATGTGCGTGCCCTggctgttgaaaataaaaaactgaaggaaaggaagaaatgtCGGTCCTGCAAGACAGTAGAGCTTACCTCTAGTGGTGTAACATTTTTGCCCTGTGGTCATTTCATAACGTGTGAGGCATGTGCTGAGAAGCATGAAAATTGTCCTGCATGTAATCAAACAATCATGGGCACAGTTCGCACTTTCTTGGCGTAG
- the LOC112564607 gene encoding nuclear hormone receptor HR96-like isoform X5 translates to MSGILLAEKLWKQFDSNDSCDAKIKKEQKRRPKPRDGSQLFCRVCGDKALGYNFDAVTCESCKAFFRRNANKAKSFTCCFDGNCKLDPHTRKFCSGCRLKKCFTIGMKKDWILNDEQLAKRRQRLRARTATCSSSSCEQESPSSTGEISSQGSHISEETYSPPPAPALSGSPELPVKEEPPDEENYTIPLRDDIRENLTQMQKTYDEIFEATYSPEQVGTVIKENPSSSTDLFNMTDIFIRRLIKFAKCIPEFKSLKQEDQIHLLKGGIMEMFVLRSAMAFDARSSAWKFRMQSQQRTDVSAIDSHVIQKNLGSNMYLEHMRFVQSIHELTRSDRIVLMLLFVIDLMSSDRPNLSNQVVVSKAQEKFSMWLKAYLESILTVGEARHVYPKLLMKLLDVRNLGEESSQLAAKLDISKLEPLLVEIFDLKQ, encoded by the exons CAGTTCGATTCGAATGATTCGTGCGATGCGAAGATCAAGAAGGAACAGAAGCGGCGCCCCAAGCCACGTGACGGCTCCCAGCTGTTCTGCAGGGTGTGCGGCGACAAGGCCCTGGGCTACAACTTCGACGCCGTCACCTGCGAGTCCTGCAAGGCCTTCTTCCGGCGAAATGCCAACAAAGCCAAG AGTTTCACTTGCTGTTTTGATGGAAACTGTAAACTTGACCCTCACACTCGGAAATTTTGCTCAGGATGTCGtctcaaaaaatgtttcacaattGGTATGAAGAAAGACTGGATTCTGA ATGATGAACAGCTTGCCAAACGGCGGCAGAGATTGCGGGCAAGGACAGCCACCTGCAGCAGCAGTTCCTGTGAACAGGAGTCTCCTAGCAGTACTGGCGAAATCAGCTCCCAGGGTTCACACATATCAGAAGAGACATACAGTCCTCCTCCTGCCCCTGCCTTATCTGGCTCACCTGAACTCCCAGTCAAG GAAGAACCACCTGATGAAGAGAACTACACAATACCACTGAGGGACGACATCCGTGAAAATCTCACCCAGATGCAGAAGACTTATGATGAGATTTTTGAGGCCACCTACTCACCTGAGCAAGTGGGAACTGTCATAAAGGAAAACCCATCATCCTCCACAGATCTCTTCAACATGACAGACATCTTTATACGCCGTCTGATCAAGTTTGCAAAATGCATTCCAGAGTTCAAATCTCTGAAGCAAGAAGACCAGATTCACTTACTGAAG GGTGGAATTATGGAGATGTTTGTCCTGCGCTCTGCAATGGCCTTTGATGCACGTAGCAGTGCGTGGAAGTTCCGCATGCAGTCTCAGCAAAGAACGGATGTGAGCGCAATAGACAGTCATGTAATCCAGAAAAATCTTGGCAGCAACATGTATTTAGAACACATGCGGTTCGTACAGAGCATCCATGAACTGACCCGCAGTGACCGCATTGTCTTGATGCTGCTGTTTGTGATTGATCTCATGTCTTCAGATCGGCCCAATCTTAGCAACCAGGTGGTAGTGTCCAAGGCACAGGAAAAGTTCTCTATGTGGTTAAAAGCTTACTTGGAATCTATCTTAACTGTGGGTGAAGCTCGGCATGTATACCCAAAATTGCTCATGAAGCTACTGGACGTTCGCAATCTCGGAGAGGAGAGTTCACAACTAGCTGCTAAGCTAGACATTTCCAAGCTGGAACCACTTCTAGTTGAGATCTTTGATCTCAAGCAGTAA